A window from Eubalaena glacialis isolate mEubGla1 chromosome 1, mEubGla1.1.hap2.+ XY, whole genome shotgun sequence encodes these proteins:
- the LOC133094067 gene encoding ATP synthase membrane subunit K, mitochondrial-like, translating to MAGPETDAQYQFTGIKKYFNSYTLTGRMNCVLATYGGIALIVLYFKLRSKKTPAVKATYMDSQLYLIC from the coding sequence ATGGCAGGTCCGGAAACTGATGCCCAGTACCAATTCACTGgtatcaaaaaatatttcaactcTTACACTCTCACAGGGAGAATGAATTGTGTACTGGCCACATACGGAGGTATTGCTTTGATAGTTTTATACTTTAAGTTAAGGTCTAAAAAAACTCCAGCTGTGAAAGCAACATACATGGATTCTCAACTGTACCTCATCTGTTAA